AGGCATTTTAGGTTTGACGGCGACCAACGCCCGTTTGCAGTATTGGTCGCCTCTCTCCCGCTTTAGAAGAATTTAGCGTACTGCGTCTTGTCCATGCTCGGCTCCCCAAGCCGGAGCCATGCCTAAGTTGTAGAGCACTTCTTGGGTTGCTCGGGTGAAGTTGAGAGTCATAAAGTGCAGGTCTTCTGCACCTTCTGCAATCAAGCGTTCAGCCATGTTCGTGGAATATTCAATTCCCACTTTTCGAATTTCGTCCTTGTTGGCTTCTTCGTTGCCATTTGCAGCACGAACAAGAGCTTCCTCAAGATTGCTTGGCAGTTGTGCACCGGACAGTTCGACCTGTCGACGCACTGAACGCAAGCTTGTAATCGGCATGATGCCCGGAATAATTGGTTTAGCTCCGTGAATCGGGTCAGCTGCGACCAATCGATCTCGAAGTCGAAGATAGTCCTCCACATCGAAAAACATTTGTGTGATGGAATACTGCGCACCTCCACGAAGCTTCGCCAACGTGTATTTAGTGTCTTCTTCTAAAGTTTTAGCGCGGAAGTGCCCCTCAGGAAAAGACGCAATGCCAAGATCAAACTGCTCAAACTCGGGGGTGGCTTTAATTAAGTCGATCAACTCCGAGGCGTAATTCAAACCACCTTCCGTACTGACCCAATCACCTAAAGGATCTCCTGGCGGATCGCCTCTAAGAGCAAGCAGGTTGGTCAAACCAAGCTCGAGGTACTCTTGCAGAATTGCCTTCATCTCATCACGAGTGTGATTAACCAAGGTCAAATGCACCAAGGTTGTGAGTGGTTGTTGAGCTAAACGTCGAGCGATACGTGAAGTACGCTCGCGGGTTGACCCTCCAGCGCCATAAGTTACCGAAACAAATGATGCTCCAAGATCATGAAAAACTTCCGCTGCACGATAAAGTCGCTCTTCAGCAGCGTCATCACGTGGGGGCATAAACTCGACAGAAAAAGGCACTCGACCGGGGGAAGGTCGTTTCAAAACGTCGCTAATTGCCCATTGGGATGAGGCCGGGATGTTCGTTGTGGACATGCCTGGGTATCTTAGTGTGATAGCAGTGTTTTGTTGGGACTGCCTCTGGCATTTATTCACCTTCAACAAAACCCGACCCGCATCCACCTATTCGATTGAAGGACGTCTCCTTGAGCACTTTCGATGCCCATGACCTTGACCTCGACACATTCCCGGAGGTCGTGCGCGATCGACTCACGCAGTTCCTCGATGCTCAAGCTACAACAATTGCAGGTATCGGAGATCCCGTAACGGAGGCGGTCTCCCACCTTCGCAGTTTTGTACTTAACGGCGGGAAGCGGATTCGCCCTTTGTACGCATGGGCTGGGTTCCTGGCCGCGCAAGGGTTAGAAAATAGTGGGGAAAAGATTGAGGCAGTGTTAGATGCTGCTTCGAGCCTCGAGTTCATCCAGGCGTGTGCCTTGATTCACGATGATTTTATTGATTCTTCTGACACCCGGCGCGGTGCGCCCACTGTGCACCGTGCCGTTGAGGCAAACCACCGTGCACATAATCTCGAAGGAGATTCTGAGCACTTCGGCGAATCTGTTTCTATTTTGGCTGGTGATATGGCTTTGGTGTGGGCTGAGGACATGCTTCAAGATTCCGGTTTGAGCGCAGAAGCGTTGGCTCGTACGCGAGATGCCTGGCGTGGCATGCGCACTGAGGTTATCGGCGGCCAGCTGCTTGATATTTATCTAGAGGCGCATGCTAATGAAGCAGTTGAGCTTGCTGACTCAGTTAACCGCTTTAAAACAGCCGCCTACACCATCGCGCGCCCATTACACCTCGGCGCCTCCATTGCTGGAGGCTCGCAAGAGCTTATCGACGCCCTCCTCCACTATGGCCATGACATCGGTATCGCATTCCAGTTACGTGATGATCTGCTGGGAGTGTTCGGCGATCCAAAGGTCACTGGTAAACCAGCTGGTGATGATATTCGCGAAGGCAAACGTACGGTGCTTCTTGCTCTTGCGCTTCAACGTGCAGATAAGAATTCTCCTGAGGCCGCAGCGGCTATCCGTGCAGGCATTGGAAAGGTATCAACACCTGAAGATATCGCTGTTATTGCAAAGCACATTCGCGCAACAGGTGCAGAAGAAGAAGTGGAACAGCGGATTACCCAACTTACTGAATCTGGTTTGGCTCATCTCGATGATGTAGAAATCCCTGATGAAGTTCGCACTCAGTTGCGTGCTTTGGCAATCCGCTCAACCGAACGCCGAATGTAGTCCATGCGCATGACTTATTTTCAACGGTTTACTAACCCGGTAGTTCTTGGTGGGCTAGCGGGCCTGTTGCTCATGTTGGGTTCTTTCGGCGGCGGCGCAATTAGGTACCGCGGCGGAGTGCTTGATGCTTTGGGCTTAGACTTCATTGCTTTTGGCCATGCACAGGGTGTGTCCAACACCGTGTTGTTTATTGGGCAGCTGCTTCTTATCGGCGCGTGGGTGCATCTTGGCCGGCGTTTGTTTAAAAACGAAGACTCCCCAAGCAACAACTTAGGTCTTGTTAGGCGCACGCTATATGCCATGGTGGTGCCATTAATTTTTGCGGCTCCAATGATGTCACGGGATGTGTATTCCTACCTCATGCAAGGAGCAATGCTTCGTGATGGCTTTGATCCTTATACAGAAGGTGCTGCTGTAAACCCTGGCCCTATGTTGCTTGAGGTTTCACACGATTGGCGTAACACCACAACCCCTTATGGTCCGTTGCATTTATGGATCGGCGACATGATTACCTCGGTGGTTGGCGATAATGTCACCGCCGGAGTCATCGCGTATAAAGTTTTGTCGATTATCGGGCTTGCCGCAATTGCGTGGAGCGTTGTCCGAATTGCTCAGCATTTTGGAGCCAATCCAGCAATTGCATTATGGATTGGTGTTGCGAACCCGGTGATGATCATCCACATGATCGGTGGCATGCACAACGAATCCCTCATGGTCGGTTTGGTCAGTATCGGTCTACTGCTGGTTCTCAAAAAGCGCTTTGCTTCAGGCGTGGCACTCATCGCGGTTGCAGTAGCACTGAAAGCGACAGCTGCTATTGCGCTTCCATTTGTTGTCTGGATCGGAATGCATCATTTTGCTGGATTTTTGGCGACTAAAAAGGCTCAAAACTCCCCTACATTGAGTCAACAAATTCTGGGATTTTTGGTCTCAGGATCTGCAGGTGTTGCTATCACTGGCATTGTGGTCAGCATCATCACGTGGATGTCTGGTGCTTCATGGGGTTGGATCAGTGAGATTAGTGGTAACAGCAAAGTTATTAACCCACTGGCGTTCCCTTCTTTGGTGGCCAGTGTGATCACCATGGTTTCGGAAGTGTTTATCGACGATTTCAACTACAACGCAGTTGTTAATGTCATGCGCACTATTTCCATGGTCATCATGCTGGGTGGATTAGCAGTGTGCTGGTGGCTGTTCCGTCAAAATGAACGCAGGGCGATCGCAGGCACAGCAGCTGCCTACGCGGTAGCCTTCGTCTTCAACTCGGTTACATTGCCGTGGTATTACGCTAGTTTGATTTCTTTGCTTGGAACCTTCAAGCCACCAATGTGGTTGATTCGTGGTTCTGCCGGAGCTTCAGTCTTTATTGCTTTGATGTTTACCGGCAGTGGAAATCATCAGTTGTACAACATCGTCACGGTCATTGTTTCAGCACTTATCGC
Above is a genomic segment from Corynebacterium suranareeae containing:
- the metF gene encoding methylenetetrahydrofolate reductase [NAD(P)H], with amino-acid sequence MSTTNIPASSQWAISDVLKRPSPGRVPFSVEFMPPRDDAAEERLYRAAEVFHDLGASFVSVTYGAGGSTRERTSRIARRLAQQPLTTLVHLTLVNHTRDEMKAILQEYLELGLTNLLALRGDPPGDPLGDWVSTEGGLNYASELIDLIKATPEFEQFDLGIASFPEGHFRAKTLEEDTKYTLAKLRGGAQYSITQMFFDVEDYLRLRDRLVAADPIHGAKPIIPGIMPITSLRSVRRQVELSGAQLPSNLEEALVRAANGNEEANKDEIRKVGIEYSTNMAERLIAEGAEDLHFMTLNFTRATQEVLYNLGMAPAWGAEHGQDAVR
- a CDS encoding polyprenyl synthetase family protein yields the protein MSTFDAHDLDLDTFPEVVRDRLTQFLDAQATTIAGIGDPVTEAVSHLRSFVLNGGKRIRPLYAWAGFLAAQGLENSGEKIEAVLDAASSLEFIQACALIHDDFIDSSDTRRGAPTVHRAVEANHRAHNLEGDSEHFGESVSILAGDMALVWAEDMLQDSGLSAEALARTRDAWRGMRTEVIGGQLLDIYLEAHANEAVELADSVNRFKTAAYTIARPLHLGASIAGGSQELIDALLHYGHDIGIAFQLRDDLLGVFGDPKVTGKPAGDDIREGKRTVLLALALQRADKNSPEAAAAIRAGIGKVSTPEDIAVIAKHIRATGAEEEVEQRITQLTESGLAHLDDVEIPDEVRTQLRALAIRSTERRM
- a CDS encoding alpha-(1->6)-mannopyranosyltransferase A encodes the protein MTYFQRFTNPVVLGGLAGLLLMLGSFGGGAIRYRGGVLDALGLDFIAFGHAQGVSNTVLFIGQLLLIGAWVHLGRRLFKNEDSPSNNLGLVRRTLYAMVVPLIFAAPMMSRDVYSYLMQGAMLRDGFDPYTEGAAVNPGPMLLEVSHDWRNTTTPYGPLHLWIGDMITSVVGDNVTAGVIAYKVLSIIGLAAIAWSVVRIAQHFGANPAIALWIGVANPVMIIHMIGGMHNESLMVGLVSIGLLLVLKKRFASGVALIAVAVALKATAAIALPFVVWIGMHHFAGFLATKKAQNSPTLSQQILGFLVSGSAGVAITGIVVSIITWMSGASWGWISEISGNSKVINPLAFPSLVASVITMVSEVFIDDFNYNAVVNVMRTISMVIMLGGLAVCWWLFRQNERRAIAGTAAAYAVAFVFNSVTLPWYYASLISLLGTFKPPMWLIRGSAGASVFIALMFTGSGNHQLYNIVTVIVSALIAWLATVVIFDDTTTSSKQVTKQA